In Thermococcus camini, a genomic segment contains:
- a CDS encoding ABC transporter permease, whose translation MDVGSVLSILITSLMAMVPIVLTSVGAAWSERAGVVSIGYEGVLLMSAFFGAIFAELTSNAVMGLLGGVFIGILLGMLHGVLTVYLKGDHVIPGIGINLLAMGVVPFGILAYWGTAGQHQLPHDAQMWHWKTPYGELSPMVLVTILIALVTWWVLFKTPLGLRVRSVGENPEAADALGINVEKYRFWSTVYGHALAGLGGAFMSVDWLGLVHKTMSGGRGFIALANMVFSGWNPLVSLIGGWLFGFFDALAAWLAPKHIIPGQFILMLPYIMTLIIVAGIIGKARPPKWDGRPYKRE comes from the coding sequence ATGGACGTTGGATCCGTGCTCTCCATCCTGATAACCTCCCTAATGGCCATGGTGCCCATAGTGCTCACTAGCGTTGGTGCCGCGTGGAGCGAGCGTGCCGGTGTGGTCAGCATCGGCTACGAGGGTGTACTCCTGATGAGCGCCTTCTTCGGCGCGATATTCGCCGAACTGACCAGCAACGCGGTTATGGGACTGCTTGGCGGCGTTTTCATCGGAATACTCCTCGGCATGCTGCACGGCGTCCTCACCGTCTACCTAAAGGGGGACCACGTTATCCCCGGTATAGGCATCAACCTGCTCGCCATGGGTGTCGTTCCCTTCGGTATCCTCGCCTACTGGGGAACCGCCGGCCAGCACCAGCTCCCGCACGATGCCCAGATGTGGCACTGGAAGACGCCCTACGGTGAGCTCAGTCCGATGGTTCTGGTGACCATCCTCATCGCGCTGGTCACCTGGTGGGTGCTCTTCAAGACCCCACTCGGCCTCCGCGTGCGCTCCGTCGGTGAGAACCCGGAGGCGGCAGACGCGCTGGGCATAAACGTCGAGAAATACAGGTTCTGGTCAACGGTCTATGGGCACGCCCTGGCCGGCCTCGGTGGGGCATTCATGAGCGTTGACTGGCTCGGCCTCGTGCACAAGACCATGTCCGGAGGCAGGGGTTTCATAGCCCTCGCCAACATGGTCTTCAGTGGCTGGAACCCGCTCGTCTCCCTCATCGGCGGCTGGCTCTTCGGATTCTTCGACGCCCTTGCCGCGTGGCTCGCCCCGAAGCACATAATCCCTGGGCAGTTCATCCTGATGCTGCCCTACATAATGACCCTCATCATCGTGGCGGGGATAATAGGCAAGGCCAGACCGCCGAAGTGGGACGGAAGGCCCTACAAGAGGGAGTGA
- a CDS encoding ABC transporter permease → MKKSGSESLKSINLRPFVESLIAILVGFIIGAIVLLAFGYNPWSAYYWLFQGALGSTYGIASTLKYATPIMLTALTFAIGTRTGIFNIGAEGSFYFGAIAAVIFTNVWNNMLFGLVMGMLLGALWALPAAVLKVYRGVHEVISTIMLNWIGWFFVLWLIVGPYANPNDPNKTIRIPVDARLPILGYGLSIAVVIAVVAAVLTYFLLWHTTMGFGMRASGINQKAARYAGMNPKMAVMWSFLIGGLLSGLGGAMKIMGEGPGYAISQGGANIYGFGFDGIGVALVGRNHPLGIILSAIFFGMLRAGTALMQAQAHVPLEIIKVIQGIIVITVAIPSLYDLVKKAIHRGAA, encoded by the coding sequence ATGAAGAAATCAGGAAGTGAGTCCCTGAAGTCAATAAACCTTCGCCCCTTCGTTGAGAGCCTCATAGCCATACTCGTGGGTTTCATCATCGGTGCGATAGTCCTCCTGGCCTTCGGCTACAACCCGTGGTCCGCGTACTACTGGCTCTTCCAGGGTGCCCTTGGATCCACGTACGGAATAGCGTCCACGCTCAAGTACGCGACCCCGATAATGCTCACGGCGCTCACCTTTGCGATTGGTACCAGAACCGGAATCTTCAACATAGGTGCAGAAGGCTCCTTCTACTTCGGAGCCATAGCGGCGGTGATATTCACCAACGTCTGGAACAACATGCTCTTCGGCCTCGTCATGGGTATGCTCCTCGGAGCACTCTGGGCCTTGCCTGCGGCGGTTCTCAAGGTCTACCGCGGCGTTCACGAGGTCATCTCAACAATCATGCTCAACTGGATTGGCTGGTTCTTCGTTCTCTGGCTCATAGTTGGCCCCTACGCCAACCCCAACGACCCCAACAAGACCATCAGGATACCAGTTGATGCCAGGCTTCCCATCCTCGGCTACGGACTTTCGATAGCGGTAGTCATCGCGGTCGTTGCCGCGGTGCTCACCTACTTCCTGCTCTGGCACACCACTATGGGATTTGGCATGCGTGCCAGCGGAATAAACCAGAAAGCCGCACGCTACGCGGGAATGAATCCAAAGATGGCGGTCATGTGGTCTTTCCTCATCGGTGGTCTCCTCAGCGGCCTCGGCGGTGCCATGAAGATCATGGGAGAGGGACCGGGCTACGCCATCAGCCAGGGCGGTGCGAACATATACGGCTTCGGTTTCGACGGAATAGGCGTTGCCCTCGTCGGAAGGAACCACCCGCTGGGCATAATCCTGTCGGCAATATTCTTTGGAATGCTCCGCGCTGGAACGGCGCTAATGCAGGCTCAGGCCCACGTCCCGCTGGAGATCATCAAGGTCATCCAGGGAATCATCGTCATAACCGTCGCCATCCCGAGCCTGTACGACCTGGTTAAGAAAGCAATCCACAGGGGGGCTGCCTGA